A stretch of DNA from Catenulispora acidiphila DSM 44928:
GACGCAGCTCGTCGACGCCACCCCGCCCGAAGCCGTCCACCAGCTCCTGCACGACTACCCGCCCGAAATGCACCTCTCCGACCACGACGGCCCCGGCACCTGGCACATCCACTTCAGCCGCAACGGCACCCCCGCCCGCCACTGGCTGGGCCAACTCGTCGCCGCCAAACTAGCCCTCATCGCAGCCGGCGACCCCGCCGTGACCCTAGGCCGCTGCGCCGCCGCCACCTGCACCAACTTCTTCGTCGACCAATCCCGCAACCGCACCCGCCGCTTCTGCAGCAACGCCTGCGCGAGCCGAACCACTGTCGCCGCCTACCGAGCGCGCACCGCGCAGGAATGAGCGAGCGAAAAGCGTCTCAGGACACTTCGGACGGCGGCCGGTAGCCGTGGCGCAATCGCCGGACGC
This window harbors:
- a CDS encoding CGNR zinc finger domain-containing protein; its protein translation is MTRLAVELANTGTLDQHGDLVAAFFDEHEITPPPDGAYGTLPHLVAAALTQLVDATPPEAVHQLLHDYPPEMHLSDHDGPGTWHIHFSRNGTPARHWLGQLVAAKLALIAAGDPAVTLGRCAAATCTNFFVDQSRNRTRRFCSNACASRTTVAAYRARTAQE